A genomic region of Candidatus Kapaibacterium sp. contains the following coding sequences:
- the trxA gene encoding thioredoxin: protein MSNAIHVTDADFDAVVLKSDIPVLIDFWAAWCGPCKLIAPIVEELAGEYAGKFKICKLDVDNNQKTAFQYGIRSIPTVLIFKNGEVVDSILGAVPKQKIVDRIQTHI, encoded by the coding sequence ATGTCTAACGCAATTCATGTAACAGATGCTGATTTTGATGCTGTAGTTTTGAAGTCCGATATTCCGGTTTTGATTGATTTTTGGGCGGCTTGGTGCGGTCCTTGCAAACTTATCGCTCCAATTGTCGAGGAACTAGCCGGAGAATATGCCGGAAAATTCAAAATTTGCAAACTTGATGTTGATAACAACCAAAAGACTGCGTTCCAATATGGAATTCGTTCAATTCCTACAGTTCTCATTTTCAAGAATGGTGAAGTTGTGGATTCGATTCTTGGAGCAGTGCCTAAACAAAAAATAGTTGATAGAATCCAAACTCACATTTAA
- a CDS encoding metal-dependent hydrolase, translated as MKITYIGHSCFILDDGTYKLIIDPFITHNTHATVDADDIHVDFIALTHAHGDHIGDTFELAKRCNATVICINEIGHYLDDKAIKNHKMHIGGGFNFPFGRLKFTIAHHGSWTADSGELGNPAGCVIKMGGKTVYHCGDTGLFLDMKLIGELDKIDVMMLPIGDNFTMGIDDAVIAVDFVNPALAIPMHYNTFEVIEADPHEFAGKVSAINKKARVMEFGETIEF; from the coding sequence TTGAAAATCACTTACATAGGGCATTCGTGCTTTATACTCGACGACGGGACTTACAAACTAATCATTGACCCGTTCATAACGCATAATACTCACGCAACTGTTGACGCAGACGATATTCACGTTGATTTCATAGCTTTGACACATGCTCACGGCGACCATATCGGAGATACATTTGAATTAGCCAAGCGATGCAATGCGACGGTTATTTGTATTAACGAAATTGGGCATTATTTGGACGACAAAGCTATAAAGAACCACAAAATGCACATTGGCGGCGGATTCAACTTCCCCTTTGGGCGATTGAAATTCACAATTGCTCATCATGGCTCGTGGACTGCAGATAGTGGCGAATTGGGCAATCCTGCCGGTTGCGTAATCAAAATGGGTGGCAAAACTGTTTACCATTGCGGCGATACGGGATTATTTCTGGATATGAAATTAATTGGCGAATTGGACAAAATTGATGTTATGATGCTGCCAATTGGCGATAATTTCACGATGGGAATTGACGACGCAGTCATAGCGGTGGATTTCGTCAATCCGGCGCTTGCAATTCCGATGCATTATAATACTTTCGAGGTGATTGAGGCTGACCCACATGAATTCGCGGGGAAAGTTAGTGCAATCAATAAAAAAGCACGTGTAATGGAATTCGGCGAAACGATAGAATTTTAG